The Rufibacter sp. DG15C region ATTCTGCAAGGCTTGAGCATCAAAAAAGGTGACAAGCTAATTACCAAAAGCTGAGAGTCAAAGAGGTAACTGTCAAATCAATCTCAGCTTATTTCATTTTTCAAGTCAAAAAGTTATATTTCCTCCATGAAAACTACAAGGGGAATTTTTCTACTTTTTGCGGTCTTGTTCCTGACGCAACCACTATTTGCGCAAACGGGACCTTGGGCTAAGTATGACCAAGAAATGAAAGACGAGGCTTTGTACCGTGAAGCCAGCGCCGGAAATCTGGAAGAAGTGAAAAGCATTGTGGCGGGCGGCGGCAACATCCACTACCTAGCGCCACAGACTAAATCCTCCATTCTAATGGCCGCCGCCGGCAGCGGGAAGATTGAAGTGGTGAAGTATCTATTAGACCAAGGCGCTGATCCATCCTTAAAAGACTGGTGGAATTACACTGCCCTAGACAAAGCTAAATTTGCCGGCGCCAAAGACATTGAAGCCCTGCTGCAAACGGCCATGGCGGGCAAGCAACCTACACCGGCAGTAGACCCTCAACCCAAGCCAGACGCACCTAAAAAAGATTCGGGGGTGGTAGCGCCCAAACCCAAGCCTACTCCTGCGCCCGCGGGTCCCAACAGATGGCCAGCATTTGGTACTTACGCGGTAGGCGACTCGGTGCTTTACTGGACTCCTGTAGGCTGGAGGCCCGGCGTAGTAAAAGAAATAGGCGTCCAAAAAGCCACTGGAAAAGTATCTGTAGACTACTCGCACAAAAAATACCTCATTGATCCCAATGCCCAGGCCTTAGGCAATGATTGGTATGAATGGAGCGGCGTGGTCACACCCAGACGACAACTGTTCTGGACCAACTGGTTTATTGGCAACTGGCTTACCGGCGAAGTACAGGCCCATCACAATGAGGTAAAATCTGGCAAGGAAACGGATTCCTATTATTTTAACAAAGCCACCGAAAAGCTTCAGGTGTTTGCCAACAAAACGTACCGCTGGCAGATAGACGGCAAGGTATTCATCGGCAAGTGGAAGGCCTTGGCCAATGAGCCCGGAATTGTCCTTCAAAAAGGCTATAGAGGCTTTGATTGGTCCATGCGCAACGCAACCGGAGTTCATGATTGGTCTATCCGGAAGCTGGACATGATCAACCTAAAACCCAACGCCCAAGTCATGTCCATTTCAGGCCACCGGAAAACAACGGAGTAGGTCCATCGCTGTCATGGTTTTGAAACCAGTTTAAATCACAGAGAGCTTTTTCTTTTTAACTTGAGCAAGGTCATGAGCCTTGCTTAAACATATTATACTATGAATCTAGGAGCATTTTCTATGAGTCTCAACGTCAAGAACCTTGAGGTGTCCAGACAGTTCTATGAAAAGCTAGGCTTTGTTGTTTTTGCGGGCGGCATGGCGCAGAAGTACCTCATCATGAAAAACGGAAACGCCCTTATTGGCCTGTTCCAAGGCATGTTTGAAGGCAACATTCTCACTTTCAATCCAGGCTGGGATGAAAACGCCCAAAACGTGGAGTCCTTTGAAGACGTGCGTGAAATCCAGCAGCACCTAAAGAACGAAGGAGTTGACTTACTCAGCGAAGCAGACTCAACCACCTCTGGGCCAGCTAGCATCATGCTCACAGATCCAGACGGCAATGTCATCCTACTAGACCAACATCGGTAAGGCTATTCTTTTCCAATTAATTAATAGGAATGAGGACCTGCTGGCAAATTAAAAGCAAGCCCTCATTCCTTATTTTCCTCAAAAGGAATTTCGGTTTCTGGGCCCCCTATAATATTCAAACGTCGGCCGATTGCTTTAGACTTAAGTCATTTTAAGCTCGGCACAGTCCTACTACCGGCTTGTAATCCTTCAAAACCTCAATCCTTCTCTTCTGATGAAACTGAAACAAGTAGCGTTCCTATTTTCAGTGTTGTTGATTCTAAATCCGGCATTTTCTCAGAAAAAGAGCACAGCCTTGCAGGCGCGGGTGGATAGTTTGATGATGCCATTGGTCCAGACCAACAACTATAGCGGAACGGTCCTCATCTCCAAAGATGGGAAAATACTCTTCTCCAAAGCTTACGGCCCAATGAGCCGGGAATACAAACTGGCCAACACCCCAGACACAAAATTCTTTCTAGCGTCTGTGTCTATGCCGTTCACGGCCGTGGCCATTCATAAACTGCAGGAAGCCGGAAAGCTTTCAATAAAGGATCCTGTTTCTAAATTCTTGCCAGACTACGTCTACGGCAGTAAGCTGACGGTCCATGATCTGCTGGCGCAGCGCTCAGGTATACCGGCCATTGGTGTGAATGGCAAGGTAGACTATGACAGCCTCACAAAGTTTGACCACTCCATTGAACAACTGTACACCTACTTCAAAAATGAGGAACTGCTGTTCACTCCCGGCACCCAATACAACCATGGCCGGTCAGATTATATTCTGCTGGCGGCTATTATTGAAAAGGTGACGGGCAAGGGCTTCGGTGAGTACTTAAAGGAGGCCATCTTTTCGCCGCTTGGTATGCAGAACACGGGCCATTCTTCAAGTGAGAAAGAAATCATTCCAAACGTAGCCAAGGGCTATGCTCCAACGGGCTTGTATGAGGTAGAATCTGCTTATTCCATCAGTTGGTCCTCTAAAACTGGCCACGCCTCCATCTACTCCACCACCACAGACTTGCAAAAGTTTACCCAAGCAGCCTTAGACGGGAAACTGTTGAGTCCTGCGTCCTGGAATGCCCTCTTCACCAATTATGGAGACAATGTAGGCTACGGCTGGTTTGTCTCTAAACACCTTAACCGTGACAGGTTCCAAATGAACGGCCGTGCTCCTGGCTATTCTGCCTATGCGGCCTTATACCCGAAGGAAAAACTCAGCGTCATCGTGCTCTCCAACAATTACATTTCGCTGCCAGCAGATGTAGGCAAATCCATGGCGGCCATAGTGTTTAATGAACCTTTTGAGCGCTTGAACCTAACCACTAAACCTGTCCCGGCAGATTATGGCCAGAAGCTGGCTGGCACCTATAAGTTTGACAAGAACTTCTACCGCCCAGACTATGAATTACACCTCACGTATGAGAACGGCCAACTAACGTCTGAATGGGGCGGCCTAATTCCAATTGACAAGGGAGACAAACACTTCAAGGAATTCATCTTAAGAACTTACTGGTCTTCCATCACCTTTGTGGCAGATGAACGCGGGCAGATTACCAAGATGCTATATGACACCCACCAAGGAATTAAGGTTAAATAATCCAGCTTGTATGCCTTACCAGTAAATAGCACCCAAATTATTTTTTTGGAACCTGCCGTGCCATTGACTTCAACATCTCAAAAACAGTATATTTGCTCTTCCCCCGTCAACCCAAACCTTTCAAACTATACCCGATGAAAAAACTTCTACTTCTACCAGTTCTACTCTTGGTAGCACTCGGCACTTCTTTTGCCCAAACTTCCTCAGATTCTATGCAGGTAAGAACCTACAAACCCGTTCGTTTCTTATTGGCAGGGGCCTTTGAGTTTGGCGGTGACAAGGTAGCCGAGGTGCAGTTTACCAACGGTGAGTCTCAGTCAATCCCGGCGGGCCAGGGGGTTTCCATCCACGCA contains the following coding sequences:
- a CDS encoding ankyrin repeat domain-containing protein, which gives rise to MKTTRGIFLLFAVLFLTQPLFAQTGPWAKYDQEMKDEALYREASAGNLEEVKSIVAGGGNIHYLAPQTKSSILMAAAGSGKIEVVKYLLDQGADPSLKDWWNYTALDKAKFAGAKDIEALLQTAMAGKQPTPAVDPQPKPDAPKKDSGVVAPKPKPTPAPAGPNRWPAFGTYAVGDSVLYWTPVGWRPGVVKEIGVQKATGKVSVDYSHKKYLIDPNAQALGNDWYEWSGVVTPRRQLFWTNWFIGNWLTGEVQAHHNEVKSGKETDSYYFNKATEKLQVFANKTYRWQIDGKVFIGKWKALANEPGIVLQKGYRGFDWSMRNATGVHDWSIRKLDMINLKPNAQVMSISGHRKTTE
- a CDS encoding VOC family protein, whose product is MNLGAFSMSLNVKNLEVSRQFYEKLGFVVFAGGMAQKYLIMKNGNALIGLFQGMFEGNILTFNPGWDENAQNVESFEDVREIQQHLKNEGVDLLSEADSTTSGPASIMLTDPDGNVILLDQHR
- a CDS encoding serine hydrolase, whose translation is MKLKQVAFLFSVLLILNPAFSQKKSTALQARVDSLMMPLVQTNNYSGTVLISKDGKILFSKAYGPMSREYKLANTPDTKFFLASVSMPFTAVAIHKLQEAGKLSIKDPVSKFLPDYVYGSKLTVHDLLAQRSGIPAIGVNGKVDYDSLTKFDHSIEQLYTYFKNEELLFTPGTQYNHGRSDYILLAAIIEKVTGKGFGEYLKEAIFSPLGMQNTGHSSSEKEIIPNVAKGYAPTGLYEVESAYSISWSSKTGHASIYSTTTDLQKFTQAALDGKLLSPASWNALFTNYGDNVGYGWFVSKHLNRDRFQMNGRAPGYSAYAALYPKEKLSVIVLSNNYISLPADVGKSMAAIVFNEPFERLNLTTKPVPADYGQKLAGTYKFDKNFYRPDYELHLTYENGQLTSEWGGLIPIDKGDKHFKEFILRTYWSSITFVADERGQITKMLYDTHQGIKVK